A stretch of DNA from Micromonospora sp. WMMD1155:
CGATCCCGGCGCTCAAGGGCGGTGACCTCGTGGTGGTCTACCCGGAGGGCACCCGCTCGCCGGACGGCAAGCTCTATCGAGGCCGCACCGGCGCGGCCCGGCTGGCCATCGCCGCCGGTGTGCCGATCATCCCGGTCGGCATGATCGGCACGGACAAGGCGCAGCCGATCGGCGCCCGGGTGCCCCGGCCCGGCATTGCCAAGATCACCGTGCGGTTCGGCAAGCCGCTGGACTTCACCGGCCGACCGGACGACCGGACCTCGCTGCGGCAGATGACCGACGAGATGATGAGCGAGATCCAGAAGCTCACCGGTCAGGAGTACGTCCCCCGCTACGCCCCGCCCCGCGCCCATCCGGACCCGACCCGCGACGCCTGACCAGGGCGTCGGCCGACCACCTGCGGTCGGCCGCCCGCGCCCGGTGGCCGGCGTTCGGCCACACCCGGTCCAGAAGGCGATATACCTCTGAGTCATAAATATGACTCAGAGGTATATCGCCCGATGTGATGTGTCGTTCCGGCGCGACCTCACGCGGCGTCACGGACGTCAACGCCGGCACGCCAGCGGCGCTGGTCGACCGCCCGGCGTGGGGCTCAGCCCCTTTCGGGTCGGACGATCTGGGAGCGCAGGGTGTTCAGCAGTGTGGCGCTGTCGGTGACGGAGAGCCGGGTGAACACCGCGGTGGCGATGCTGCCGTGGTCGACCGAGGTGCAGACCACCACGTCGCCGCCGTCGGCCCGGCCGACGGCGCAGCGTTCGTGTCGCCCCCGTACGCCGGTGTCCACGGTCTCCGGGGTGTCCAGGGCGTACCGGTCGGCGAGCCGGCTGATCTCGGCCTCCGCGTCCGCCTCCGGGGTCAGCCGGAACCCGGTGCCGCCGAAGACGGTCACCCGCTTGCCACTCGACGTGGAGTAGACCCCGGCGAACGTGTCCTCGGCCAGCAGGTGCTCGTTGCGTACCTCGTTCGCCAGTTGCTTCGCGGTCTCCGCGCTGCGGTTGTCCTGTCGCAGGGTGAGGTCCTCGACCTGCTCGGGCAGCGCGGCGCGGGACGGGTACTGGGCCGAGATCGGGAACCCGTAGTAGGCGGGGCAACCGCAGCAGCAGGCCAGGGTGAGCAGCAGCAGCCACGGCCAGCGGCGGCGTCGGCGGCGCGGTGCGTACCCCTTGGGCACCTGTCGCCCGGGTGGTGGCGCGGTCGGCGGCGTGGTGTGCCCGCCCCGGCGTTGCTTCGGTGGCCGGACCGGCGCGGGCGGCGGCGCAGGCGGCGGCGCGGGCGGCGGCGCGGGCGGCGACATCGGCCGACTCGGCATCATGGGCCCGGCGACCGGCGGGGGTGATGGCGGTGGTGGCGCCTGGTGCGGCCCGACCGGGGGAGCGGGCGGGGTGGACCACTGCCGGGTCGCCGGCGGCACCGGATAGGGCGTCGTCGGAGGCAGCGGGGGCAGCTCGGCGGAGGGCAGGTCCCAGCCGCCGGTGTCCACCCCGGCCCACGGGTCGACCGGAGTCTGGTGCTCCGGCAGCCCGACGGGCACGGGTTGCGGTGGGGTCGGTTCGGCCGACTCACCCCAGGCTGGTCGGCGCGGCAACGGGGGCGGCACCGCGGCCGACCCGCTCCACCTGGGCGCGGGGACGTCCTCGGTGGCGGTTGCCTCGGGCTGGTCCGACGGTACGGGTGGGGAGGTCGGCTTGTCGGCGGCCGCCGGATCGCGGTCCGGCTCTGCGCCCGGGGTGCTCCCGTCGGCCGGCCGTGCTCCCGGCTGGGGCTCGGGCATCGCGGCAATCTCCTCTCGCGCCGGTCCGAGGTTAGTACCGCGTCGCCACCGCCGGACGGGCGCGTACCCTTGGGCATCATGAGTGCCCCGTCCACGACGCCGCGCGCGGCCGCTACCCATTCGGTCTGGTCCCAGCTCGAGCCGCTGCTGCCCCAGGTCTCCAAGCCCATCCAATACGTCGGGGGCGAGCTGGGTGCGGTCACCAAAGACTGGGACGCGGCAGCCGTCCGCTGGGCGTTGATGTATCCCGACGCGTACGAGGTGGGTCTGCCCAACCAGGGTGTGCAGATCCTGTACGAGGTCCTCAACGAGCTGCCCGACACCCTCGCCGAGCGGACGTACGCGGTCTGGCCGGACCTGGAGACCCTGATGCGCACGCACGGCGTGCCGCAGTTCACCGTCGACGCGCACCGGTCGGTACGCGAGTTCGACGTGTTCGGTCTCTCCTTCGCCACCGAGCTGGGCTACACCAACATGCTCACCGCGATCGACCTGGCCGGCATTCCGCTGCTGGCCGCCGACCGCACCGACGCCGACCCGGTGATCGTGGCCGGTGGGCACGCCGCGTTCAACCCGGAGCCGATCGCCGACTTCATCGACGCCGCGGTGCTCGGTGACGGCGAGGAGGCGGTTCTGGAGATCACCGCGATCGTCCGGGAGTGGAAGGCCGAGGGCTCCCCGGGTGGTCGTGACGAACTGTTGCTGCGGCTCGCCCGCACCGAGAGCGTCTACGTGCCACGCTTCTACGACGTCGACTACCTCCCGGACGGGCGGATCCAGCGGGTCGTGCCGAACCGGGCGGACGTGCCGTTCCGGGTGCACAAGCGCACGACGATGGACCTGGACGCCTGGCCGTACCCGAAGAAGCCCCTCGTGCCGCTGGCCGAGACGGTGCACGAGCGGTACGCGGTGGAGATCTTCCGGGGTTGCACCCGGGGCTGCCGGTTCTGCCAGGCGGGCATGATCACCCGTCCGGTGCGGGAGCGGTCGATCACCACGGTCGGGCAGATGGTCCGCGAGGGCCTGGAATTCTCCGGCTTCTCCGAGGTGGGCCTGCTGTCGCTCTCCTCGGCCGACCACTCCGAGATCGGCGACATGTGCTCGGGCCTCGCCCAGCAGTACGAGGGCACCAACGTCTCGCTGTCGCTGCCGTCGACCCGGGTGGACGCCTTCAACATCGACCTCGCGCAGGAGCTGTCCCGCAACGGGCGGCGTACCGGCCTGACCTTCGCCCCGGAGGGCGGGTCCGAGCGGATCCGCAAGGTCATCAACAAGATGGTGTCGAAGGAAGACCTGATCCGCACCGTCGTCACCGCCTACAGCAACGGCTGGCGGCAGGTGAAGCTCTACTTCATGTGCGGCCTGCCCACCGAGACCGACGAGGACGTCCTCGAGATCGCCGAGATGGCGCACGAGGTGATCCGGGCCGGTCGGGCCGCCACCGGCTCCAAGGACATCCGCTGCACGGTCTCGATCGGCGGTTTCGTGCCGAAGCCGCACACCCCGTTCCAGTGGGCCGCCATGGATCGTCCGGAGGTCATCGACCACCGGCTCAAGATCCTCAAGCAGGCGATCAACTCGGACCGCTCATTGGGTCGCGCCATCGGCTACCGCTACCACGACGGTGAGCCCTCGCTGATCGAGGGACTGCTCTCCCGGGGTGACCGGCGGGTCGGCTCGGTGATCCGCAAGGTCTGGGAGAACGGCGGCCGGTTCGACGGCTGGAGCGAGCACTTTTCCTACCAGCGCTGGGTGGACGCGGCGGCCGAGACGCTGCCCGCGTTCGGGGTGGACCTCGACTGGTACACGACCCGGCAGCGCGAGGAGTTGGAGGTCCTGCCCTGGGACCACCTCGACTCGGGGCTGGACAAGGACTGGCTCTGGCAGGACTGGCAGGACTCGGTCAGCGGGTTCGAGCAGGACGACTGCCGGTGGACGCCGTGCTTCGACTGCGGCGTCTGCCCGTCGATGGACACCGAGATCCAGATCGGCCCGACCGGCAAGAAGCTGCTGCCGCTCACCCCGGTGGGTGGCAACGGCATGAAGGTGCCGACCGGCGGGGCCTGACCTCGCCGCCGGGGCGGCGCCCGCAGGCGCTGCCCGCTACTCTCCACTTCCGATGTCGTCCAACGGGTCCGCGTCTCGCGGGCCCGTTGGCGTCGGTCGGGCTCCGTGCCGCGCCGCCACGTTCCACCGACTCCGGTCGGTGTGTGTCGACGGCGAACGGGGGCTGCCCCGACTTGGTCAGACTTCGATACGCTGCGTCTGACATGGACCGACCCGGCGGGTCGGGAACGGGGGAGGAATCGCATGGGGAGCATCCCGCCGCCGAGCACCGGCGATCTGCACGTCAGCGTCGAGGACCTGGACGCCGCGGCGGCGTACGTCGAACGCCTGAAGCAGTACGTCGAGGACACCCTCAGCTACGAGATGGAGCGCATCAAGGAACGGATGAAGGGCGACAGCAACAACGCCCAGACCGTTCCCAACGGCACCCCGTTCGGGGCGTACGAGGACGCCCGCATGCAGTGGGCGGCGCTGACCACCTCCACGGGCAACATGGAGGCGCACCTCGCGACGCTCACTCAGAAGCTCGCCGCGCTGAAGCAGGGTACCGAGGAGATCGCCAAGGCGTTCCGCGACACCGAGGCGCGTAACGCGGCCAACGGCAAGGAGATCGAGCGACTGCTGGAGTCCGCCGCACCGCCGCCCACTGCCGGCGGCACGCCCACCTACCCGTACACGGCCTGAGGGGGACGGTCATGGCTGGAGGAACCTGGGAGCGGTGTGTCCGCGAGGTGACGCTCTCCGCGGACCCGGAGACCGTCGGTTCGGTAGGAGCGGGCTGGAACAACCTCTCCACTGGTCTGCAACACCTGCGCGACGCGCTGGTCGGCCGATCGTTCGTCGGGCCGATCGCGACGGGTCAGGAGCGCCCGCACGTCGGCGGCCTGCCCGGGATGCTCGCCGGTTGGAAGGGCAGCGGCGGTGACGCGTACCGCGAGCACCTGAGCACCATCGGCAGGCAGATCGAGGATCTGATCACCGACGCGACGAACGTCAGTGGCGCCTTGATCCGGATCGAGGGCGACATCCGCAAGTCGGTCTCCACGATCCCGATTCCGCTGATGGACGACTTCGGCTTCAACGAGTGGAGCCTGCCCAACGGCACCGAACTCGACGACGCCCGCGACGGCGAGAGCTCGTCCGGCTTCCTCGCCGCCCTGCGGCAGGACTACCAGAACAACCCGGCGTCGTACGCCGACGGCGCGTTCCGCGACAAGGCCGACGACCTGGAAGCGACGATGAAGGTCGACGGCCAGGCCGGCGACCAGAAGCGGGGCGGCTGGTGGGACACCAAGTCCCACCTGGACAACTGGTACCGGGACAACCAGCAGGCGGCGAACACGGCGATGG
This window harbors:
- a CDS encoding TIGR03960 family B12-binding radical SAM protein, whose protein sequence is MSAPSTTPRAAATHSVWSQLEPLLPQVSKPIQYVGGELGAVTKDWDAAAVRWALMYPDAYEVGLPNQGVQILYEVLNELPDTLAERTYAVWPDLETLMRTHGVPQFTVDAHRSVREFDVFGLSFATELGYTNMLTAIDLAGIPLLAADRTDADPVIVAGGHAAFNPEPIADFIDAAVLGDGEEAVLEITAIVREWKAEGSPGGRDELLLRLARTESVYVPRFYDVDYLPDGRIQRVVPNRADVPFRVHKRTTMDLDAWPYPKKPLVPLAETVHERYAVEIFRGCTRGCRFCQAGMITRPVRERSITTVGQMVREGLEFSGFSEVGLLSLSSADHSEIGDMCSGLAQQYEGTNVSLSLPSTRVDAFNIDLAQELSRNGRRTGLTFAPEGGSERIRKVINKMVSKEDLIRTVVTAYSNGWRQVKLYFMCGLPTETDEDVLEIAEMAHEVIRAGRAATGSKDIRCTVSIGGFVPKPHTPFQWAAMDRPEVIDHRLKILKQAINSDRSLGRAIGYRYHDGEPSLIEGLLSRGDRRVGSVIRKVWENGGRFDGWSEHFSYQRWVDAAAETLPAFGVDLDWYTTRQREELEVLPWDHLDSGLDKDWLWQDWQDSVSGFEQDDCRWTPCFDCGVCPSMDTEIQIGPTGKKLLPLTPVGGNGMKVPTGGA
- a CDS encoding lysophospholipid acyltransferase family protein, whose protein sequence is MPLLYTIGKLTVAPTLRVAFRPTVEGLEHVPETGGAIFAGNHLSVADELFLGTVVPRHLAFWAKSEYFKGTGVKGAISKFVLTGLGAIPVERAGGRAALSAFDAAIPALKGGDLVVVYPEGTRSPDGKLYRGRTGAARLAIAAGVPIIPVGMIGTDKAQPIGARVPRPGIAKITVRFGKPLDFTGRPDDRTSLRQMTDEMMSEIQKLTGQEYVPRYAPPRAHPDPTRDA